A genomic window from Pseudoalteromonas piratica includes:
- a CDS encoding sulfite exporter TauE/SafE family protein, giving the protein MIEIALEPTTWLVLCSAALAAGFIDAVAGGGGMLTVPALLTAGLPPHLALGTNKLAASFGSFTASFTYYKKKLFNPRFWLVSACATALGAILGTLVVDFLTQDFLNLLIPIVIICVAVYSLLNKNQFAENMQLPEPSSQLKVKQTWQGLTIGFYDGVAGPGAGTFWTASNSFLYKMGILLNCGLARSMNFISNVVSLATFVVLGHVHFMLGLTMGAFIMLGAWIGAHSAIKFGSKLIKPVFNTVVIVLAIKLIFDVYA; this is encoded by the coding sequence ATGATTGAAATTGCTTTAGAGCCTACAACTTGGCTTGTGTTGTGCTCCGCCGCGCTAGCAGCAGGCTTTATTGATGCTGTTGCCGGTGGTGGTGGCATGCTAACCGTGCCTGCGTTACTTACAGCAGGCCTTCCGCCTCACTTAGCACTCGGTACCAATAAACTCGCTGCCAGTTTTGGCTCGTTTACTGCTAGCTTCACTTATTACAAAAAAAAGTTATTTAATCCTCGGTTCTGGCTTGTATCTGCTTGCGCAACAGCGCTAGGAGCTATCCTAGGTACGCTTGTTGTTGATTTTTTAACACAAGATTTTCTTAATCTGCTCATACCGATTGTGATTATTTGTGTTGCAGTTTACAGCTTATTAAATAAGAACCAATTTGCTGAAAATATGCAGTTACCTGAGCCCTCATCTCAGTTAAAAGTAAAACAAACATGGCAAGGATTAACAATTGGATTTTACGATGGTGTAGCAGGCCCAGGAGCAGGCACTTTTTGGACCGCATCCAATAGCTTTTTGTACAAAATGGGCATACTGCTGAATTGTGGTCTTGCAAGGTCTATGAACTTTATTAGTAATGTGGTTTCACTGGCGACATTTGTCGTACTTGGTCATGTTCACTTTATGCTAGGTTTAACCATGGGTGCGTTTATCATGCTCGGCGCATGGATTGGCGCGCATTCAGCAATTAAGTTTGGTAGCAAATTAATAAAACCTGTATTTAATACTGTCGTTATTGTACTTGCAATTAAATTAATATTTGATGTTTATGCGTAA
- the dinG gene encoding ATP-dependent DNA helicase DinG — protein sequence MLADSLKKTIRTIHTNIAAKLPDYHSRPSQNYLVAEIAKTLAGNYHRTERIAVIEAGTGTGKSLAYCLAAIPYAKQHKKSLIISTATVALQEQLINKELPFFAKHAGIDISYELAKGRQRYVCAERLYNALLDDPSQLNFLATTDAPLSEKEQDLIKQLQAAYKKGTWQGDRDTWPSVISDNVWRLIQSDKHSCQRQLASHAHCPFHSARDRLAKADVIIVNHSLLLADLELGGGVILPEPADSIYVIDEAHHLPQVARDFSSASSTLVATLEWLEKLAKFNQKMANTISSTRATGLNFKLADAINDSAKDLKNVKTFFADNYFVFNEDNVHRFEQGQLPKGITHWVKDLKQSSANMLKFLTKMHDALTLDLSDGDVSKKVAEPILAESGLYLTRLDSFAKLWGNLSIEQSNPPHARWLKQLEYKNHVDYLLADCPIQVGYYLHDKLWQECAGAVLCSATLSALGSFDHFAFEAGLKPIEGVKYIKAQSPFDYKDKAVLTIPNISKEPNHKEFSDELVKVLPNYIKKDEANLVLFASYWQMNQVAEGLRKKGFSLLLQGEASRDALLTLHRDKVKNGKGSILFGTQSFSEGLDLPGDLLTNLIITKIPFAVPTSPIEQAQSEYIETKGGNPFLSITVPEAAKKLVQSCGRLLRKESDSGEITILDRRLVTKRYGKAMLDSLPPFKRKIEY from the coding sequence ATGCTGGCTGATTCCCTAAAAAAAACGATTCGTACAATTCATACTAATATTGCAGCCAAACTTCCAGATTATCATTCGCGTCCGAGTCAAAACTACTTAGTGGCCGAAATTGCTAAAACACTTGCTGGAAACTACCATCGTACTGAGCGCATTGCTGTTATTGAAGCAGGCACAGGGACGGGTAAGTCATTAGCTTATTGCTTAGCTGCTATTCCCTATGCGAAACAACACAAAAAAAGCCTTATTATTTCAACGGCCACCGTGGCGCTTCAGGAACAATTAATCAACAAAGAGTTACCTTTTTTTGCCAAACATGCTGGTATTGACATTAGTTATGAATTAGCCAAAGGCCGTCAGCGCTACGTCTGTGCAGAGCGCTTGTATAACGCATTACTCGATGATCCATCTCAGCTAAATTTTTTAGCTACAACAGATGCACCACTTAGCGAAAAAGAACAAGACCTTATTAAACAGCTCCAAGCAGCTTATAAAAAAGGAACTTGGCAAGGTGACAGAGATACTTGGCCCAGCGTTATTTCTGATAACGTGTGGCGTCTGATTCAAAGTGACAAACATTCTTGCCAGAGACAATTAGCAAGCCATGCTCACTGTCCTTTTCATAGTGCGCGCGATCGTTTAGCAAAAGCCGATGTTATTATTGTAAATCATTCGCTGTTACTCGCTGACTTAGAACTGGGCGGCGGTGTTATTTTACCTGAACCTGCCGATAGTATTTATGTGATAGATGAAGCACATCATTTACCCCAAGTCGCCAGAGATTTTTCATCGGCATCTAGCACCTTGGTAGCGACATTAGAGTGGCTTGAAAAACTCGCGAAATTTAATCAAAAAATGGCTAATACAATTAGCTCAACACGCGCTACAGGGCTTAATTTCAAACTAGCCGATGCCATAAATGACAGTGCAAAAGATCTCAAAAATGTTAAAACGTTTTTTGCCGATAATTATTTCGTGTTTAATGAAGACAATGTCCATCGCTTTGAACAAGGGCAACTACCTAAAGGCATTACTCATTGGGTTAAAGATTTAAAACAATCATCTGCAAACATGCTTAAGTTTTTAACCAAAATGCATGATGCACTAACACTCGACTTATCCGATGGCGATGTCAGCAAGAAAGTTGCTGAGCCGATACTCGCAGAAAGCGGTTTATATTTAACGCGACTAGACAGCTTTGCCAAACTGTGGGGCAATTTATCTATTGAGCAATCAAACCCGCCCCATGCACGATGGCTAAAACAACTCGAATATAAAAACCATGTGGATTATTTGCTTGCAGACTGCCCTATTCAAGTAGGCTATTACCTTCATGATAAACTGTGGCAAGAATGCGCAGGCGCCGTTCTTTGTTCGGCTACTCTATCTGCACTTGGCTCGTTTGATCATTTTGCATTTGAAGCCGGCCTTAAACCGATTGAAGGCGTTAAATACATAAAAGCACAATCGCCTTTTGATTATAAAGACAAAGCGGTATTAACCATTCCAAATATTAGCAAAGAGCCTAATCATAAAGAATTTAGCGACGAGCTAGTTAAAGTTCTACCAAACTACATTAAAAAAGATGAAGCTAACTTAGTATTATTTGCTTCGTATTGGCAGATGAATCAAGTTGCCGAAGGACTAAGAAAAAAAGGTTTTAGCTTGTTACTACAAGGCGAAGCTTCGCGTGACGCATTACTGACACTTCATCGTGATAAAGTTAAAAATGGCAAAGGCTCGATCTTATTTGGTACACAAAGCTTTTCCGAAGGCCTTGATTTACCAGGTGACTTATTAACAAATCTCATTATTACCAAAATCCCGTTTGCTGTGCCAACATCCCCCATAGAACAAGCGCAAAGTGAATATATCGAAACGAAAGGTGGTAATCCATTTTTGTCTATTACAGTACCGGAAGCGGCAAAGAAATTAGTACAAAGCTGTGGTAGACTGCTTCGTAAAGAGTCTGATAGCGGCGAAATAACCATTCTAGATAGACGTTTAGTGACTAAACGTTATGGTAAAGCCATGCTCGACTCACTACCTCCGTTCAAACGAAAAATCGAGTACTAA